From a single Rutidosis leptorrhynchoides isolate AG116_Rl617_1_P2 chromosome 5, CSIRO_AGI_Rlap_v1, whole genome shotgun sequence genomic region:
- the LOC139849261 gene encoding transcription initiation factor TFIID subunit 13-like, with product MTSQRPISMDSEGWGDGGDYRSSEKNERDAVHFLEYNRGTNGKKSLFLPLPETLALIEDIVVDYVTDMVHKAQDIGSKRGKLLTEDFLFLIRKDLRKLNRCTELLSMNEELKQARKVIDVEKERLAQVD from the exons ATGACTTCGCAGAGACCGATTTCAATGGACAGTGAGGGATGGGGTGACGGTGGTGACTATCGTTCTTCAG AAAAAAACGAAAGGGACGCTGTCCACTTTTTGGAGTATAATCGAGGGACCAACGGCAAAAAAAGTCTTTTTTTA cCATTACCAGAGACTCTTGCTCTCATAGAGGACATTGTTGTGGATTATGTGACAGATATG GTGCATAAAGCTCAAGATATTGGATCAAAGAGAGGAAAGCTTTTGACTGAggatttcttgttcttgattcGGAAG GACTTGCGAAAGCTAAATCGGTGTACAGAATTACTGTCAATGAATGAAGAGCTAAAACAAGCCAGGAAAGTTATTGATGTGGAAAAGGAGAGGCTTGCACAAGTAGATTGA